CTGCCCGATTCTAGCAGCATTGCCCGCAGAGTCAGCAAGCCAGCCGTGGTGTGCCACTCGCGCTCCAGCGTTGGCTGAGATGGGGAAACCGTCAGCACCAGCGTATTCAAAATTTCCCGCGCCGCCACCAGCGACAGCAACATTTGCTGAGGCTGGGTCGCTGCATCATAGTGGTCGAGTACGCCTTCCAGCACCGGGGCCGAGGTTCCGGAGCGGGCTGGAGCCGCCATGACATAGCCAGCCAAGTGGTTCAGCGCATCTGATTCACCAGGAAACAGAGCTTCTACGGCTTGCACCAGCTTTCTGCCTTCTTGCAATGAGGATTGCAGGAGGGATTGGCACTGTTCCAGCAAGCGATTCAGCACGCCTTCGGGCATCGGCACGGGCAGGTTGAGTGCCTGCATTTGGGATGCCCAAACAGTTGCAGTCGCCAGCTCTGGCGCGAGGGCATCTTCATACTCTCGCACTTCGGTTTCCCAGGGATAGAGGGGCGGTCGGCGCTCGATTTCCTCCCGCAACCGATGTCTCAACAAAGCATAAAAACGGTCTTGCACAGCAGGTATCTCTCCTGAATGGGATAATGGTGTGTCTTGAAAAGAAAAAACGTCCGACCCGGTCAAGTGGTTCAACAGCGTGTTGATCTCTTCCGAGTCGAGCAGATTATCGTGATTCGATTGCGGATGTGCTGCATCCAACGCATCACGTCCAGCGTCTGAGCTGGTTTCCCCTGATGGTGCAGCAGTTGATTGATCTAGCTGTTGTAGGAGCCAGGAAACAATATCCTCAGCTTCTGAGTCACTATTCATCCCCTGCTACCCCTGCTCCGGACACAACATTGTTACGAATTTCCCAGGCCAGTTCTAGCAATTTAGACCATTGTTTTTGCACTTGGGTTGCCGTGCAGCCAAGAGATTGGGCGATCGCCCCGTCGGGTCTACCCTGCTGTTTGAGTTTTAGCATCTCTTGCTGGGTTGTGCTGAGGCGGCTGAGCAGTTCGTCCCACTGCTGCGGCGTTAGCCCCAGATTTCGCTCCAGGTCTGCCTCTAGCCATTGATGCACCAGTTCCCAGTGATGCGACATGGCAAAGCGAATCAGGTGATACTTGAACCGCTGCTGCAAATAGTCGCGCTGGCGGGGCGTAAGTCCCAGAATTTTTTCGAT
The Thermoleptolyngbya sichuanensis A183 DNA segment above includes these coding regions:
- a CDS encoding PatU, which gives rise to MQDRFYALLRHRLREEIERRPPLYPWETEVREYEDALAPELATATVWASQMQALNLPVPMPEGVLNRLLEQCQSLLQSSLQEGRKLVQAVEALFPGESDALNHLAGYVMAAPARSGTSAPVLEGVLDHYDAATQPQQMLLSLVAAREILNTLVLTVSPSQPTLEREWHTTAGLLTLRAMLLESGSLRLVANLPCAGRLKLQSSEVEKTAHRANAGPVSLELLEVEALQSYSVQVELEQAGTSSLSFAIALGE